A genomic window from Montipora capricornis isolate CH-2021 chromosome 8, ASM3666992v2, whole genome shotgun sequence includes:
- the LOC138013925 gene encoding uncharacterized protein has product MELSKSRLETCVREIDSWIKQPSHIFTSVMRVLASPKASNIGVLFDESLSMVPQVTAICKSAFYHLRKISLIGKYLTFDAAQLLFYALVTSKLDYCNSLLYGLPKRVIKQLQRAQNAAARVVTVSPKFCHITPVLANLHWLPIELRIESKVLTVAYKTLQGLPPTYIKDLL; this is encoded by the coding sequence ATGGAACTGAGCAAGTCTAGGTTGGAAACCTGCGTACGAGAAATTGATAGCTGGATTAAACAACCTAGTCACATATTCACGTCTGTGATGAGAGTGCTGGCTTCTCCAAAAGCAAGTAACATTGGAGTTCTTTTTGACGAATCTCTGAGTATGGTTCCTCAGGTGACTGCGATTTGCAAATCGGCATTCTATCATCTCCGTAAAATTAGTCTTATTGGTAAATATCTCACCTTTGATGCAGCTCAGCTTCTTTTTTATGCCCTCGTTACATCAAAACTTGACTACTGTAATTCGTTACTGTATGGTTTACCTAAGCGCGTGATTAAACAGCTCCAACGTGCACAGAATGCAGCAGCTCGTGTTGTTACTGTTTCGCCCAAGTTCTGCCATATTACACCTGTTCTTGCGAATCTTCATTGGCTTCCGATTGAACTCCGAATTGAATCTAAAGTACTTACCGTTGCCTACAAGACTCTTCAAGGTTTGCCTCCTACTTACATTAAAGATCTTCTTTAA